In Pseudovibrio brasiliensis, the following are encoded in one genomic region:
- a CDS encoding AAA family ATPase has translation MRILAVRGENLASLAAPFEIDLEQEPLDGAGLFAITGETGAGKSTLLDALCLALFGQCPRLSAAGSSDSVPDVAGADLKETNPRTVLTRGAASGFAEADFIGADGTGYRARWTVRRARNKASGRLQNVERSLVRIEDNAAVESGIKQVDAAVEERLGLTYDQFKRTVLLAQGDFDAFLKANDNERAALLEKVTGTQRYRDISKQIFQRFSEAKDAVGKLEEKSDVAGLLEDEDRTALVGEQGELEKQSASVQSDMDAIAKSLGHLQKLDEAKTKLASAHDEFVALKARHENAQAKRDLKAQFERIKSLEPVNQRVVDAERDVAGTRATAEKSQVMLEAARTDLAAKDEQAKQADALFNELEAELTKLTPEWSAAEQLDTKLGELETEGKQLRERSDAANLDAKQAEDALAAHTKSLEEQKALQAIVKEQMARLSATKVLKERRDSLFADLEEYDRVQIALSKDAERLVEMRKREYELCEIQSKLSAELAQFASDLDGCESDVASKKGEISALGANDARKSMEQLSAFRQRAEKLQETSRNFVKAKRNKQAESATWQKLVNQMEGLQEAKEKATQELTFRDEALEKARGLSTLAEAAQGDQVKLLRAGLVEDAPCPVCGSDDHPVDTQEGRAALDALFGDVFLQRKEAEEARTAAQRTLSEIERELAACEASKKNAFEQAERFEAETTALEADAQQQWSLLEAPFDLTFALDALLEVPELLDTVLAEVTSKADSLRAVLAQDDELRKELEQLEVKLRELRDAHKKAAGDQAGKAEEVSSIKVELSGVEGRHNENSEARLRLEQRLSETLLAGGMVFGSLGDVLPALKASLQERISTWEQLEQQEGTTSAALQSLEQKTSGLSERHDGLTKTAADLQGQLEKLRALHQERFSERKLLLGGMATGVHRAAFSEKHSNAKERIKNASNAHSNAKAEFGRAEAGLAAAKDAEAKAGAALTDCAERLNAELAGLGLTKDAYDGLRERSSHELEALLTELKALDDAYVAAQTAVSTWEKELVAVQAQPLPDKSQPELSSQLEATKQALSELQVKRGVLSEKLRVDAEAREKAQQIMGLLLEAKETAKTWGAISEAIGSADGSKFQKVAQGVTLDLLVELANKQLHQLKPRYQLKRAVFGLGLHVIDRDMGDTPRSTRSLSGGERFLISLSLALALSGLEGRQSFVDTLFIDEGFGSLDAESLDLAIDALEMLQGQGRKVGVISHVEALKDRIPVQVQVVRQGAGRSRVAVNAPAGW, from the coding sequence ATGCGTATTCTAGCGGTGCGTGGCGAAAACCTTGCCAGTCTGGCAGCTCCGTTTGAGATTGACCTTGAACAGGAGCCTCTGGACGGGGCTGGTTTATTCGCGATTACCGGAGAAACTGGAGCGGGCAAATCCACCCTGCTGGATGCCTTGTGCCTTGCCTTGTTTGGGCAGTGCCCGCGTTTGAGCGCTGCAGGCAGCAGTGACAGCGTGCCGGATGTGGCCGGTGCAGACCTGAAAGAGACGAACCCGCGAACTGTGCTGACCCGTGGTGCTGCCTCTGGCTTTGCCGAGGCGGACTTTATCGGCGCAGATGGAACGGGATACCGGGCACGCTGGACAGTGCGCCGGGCGCGCAACAAAGCATCTGGCCGTTTGCAGAATGTGGAGCGCTCGCTGGTTCGCATTGAAGACAATGCTGCGGTTGAAAGCGGCATCAAGCAGGTGGATGCGGCTGTTGAGGAACGGCTTGGGCTGACCTATGACCAGTTCAAACGCACGGTTTTGTTGGCGCAGGGCGATTTTGATGCCTTCCTGAAAGCCAATGACAATGAGCGGGCTGCACTGCTTGAAAAAGTAACGGGCACTCAGCGCTATAGAGACATCTCCAAGCAGATCTTCCAGCGGTTTTCTGAGGCCAAAGATGCTGTTGGCAAGCTGGAAGAAAAGTCTGATGTGGCTGGTCTTCTGGAAGACGAGGACCGCACCGCGCTTGTTGGTGAGCAGGGCGAGCTGGAAAAGCAGTCTGCCTCTGTTCAATCGGATATGGATGCCATTGCCAAGTCTTTGGGCCATCTGCAAAAGCTGGATGAAGCCAAGACCAAGCTCGCCTCTGCCCATGATGAGTTTGTTGCCCTGAAAGCACGCCATGAAAATGCCCAGGCCAAACGAGATCTGAAAGCGCAGTTTGAGCGGATCAAGTCTCTGGAGCCTGTGAACCAGCGCGTGGTGGATGCGGAGCGAGATGTCGCTGGCACGCGTGCAACGGCTGAAAAAAGCCAGGTGATGCTGGAGGCTGCGCGTACGGATCTGGCTGCTAAGGATGAGCAGGCCAAACAGGCTGATGCGCTGTTCAATGAGCTGGAAGCTGAGCTGACCAAGCTGACACCGGAGTGGAGTGCAGCGGAACAGCTGGACACCAAGCTGGGTGAGCTGGAAACGGAAGGTAAGCAGCTGCGCGAACGCTCTGATGCGGCTAATCTGGATGCCAAGCAGGCGGAAGATGCACTGGCGGCGCACACCAAATCTCTTGAAGAGCAGAAAGCCTTGCAGGCCATTGTGAAAGAGCAGATGGCACGGCTGAGCGCGACCAAGGTGCTGAAGGAGCGCCGGGATAGCCTGTTTGCTGATCTGGAAGAGTATGACCGGGTTCAGATTGCGCTTTCAAAGGATGCTGAACGCCTTGTTGAGATGCGCAAGCGTGAGTATGAGCTCTGTGAGATCCAGAGCAAGCTTTCCGCTGAGCTGGCGCAGTTTGCGTCTGATCTTGACGGCTGTGAGAGCGATGTTGCCTCCAAGAAAGGCGAGATTTCCGCTCTTGGGGCCAATGATGCCCGCAAGAGCATGGAGCAGCTTTCTGCCTTCCGTCAGCGGGCTGAGAAGCTTCAGGAGACCTCTCGCAACTTCGTAAAGGCCAAGCGGAACAAGCAGGCTGAAAGCGCGACCTGGCAGAAGCTGGTGAACCAGATGGAAGGCCTGCAGGAAGCCAAGGAGAAAGCGACCCAGGAGCTGACGTTTCGCGACGAAGCCCTCGAAAAAGCGCGTGGGCTCTCCACCCTTGCTGAAGCGGCGCAAGGGGATCAGGTAAAGCTGCTGCGCGCCGGATTGGTTGAAGATGCACCTTGCCCGGTTTGTGGCTCTGACGATCACCCCGTAGATACACAGGAGGGCCGGGCTGCGCTGGATGCGCTGTTCGGCGACGTGTTTCTACAGCGCAAGGAAGCGGAAGAAGCTCGCACAGCTGCGCAGCGAACCTTAAGCGAGATAGAGCGAGAGCTTGCTGCCTGTGAAGCTTCGAAGAAAAATGCTTTTGAGCAGGCAGAACGGTTTGAAGCAGAGACGACTGCACTTGAGGCAGACGCTCAGCAGCAATGGAGTTTGCTTGAAGCTCCGTTCGATCTGACGTTTGCGCTGGATGCTCTGCTTGAAGTGCCAGAGTTGCTGGATACGGTGCTGGCTGAGGTGACGTCCAAAGCAGATTCCCTGCGTGCAGTGCTTGCTCAGGACGATGAGCTGCGCAAAGAGCTGGAGCAGTTGGAAGTCAAGCTTCGTGAACTGCGTGATGCACACAAGAAAGCGGCTGGTGATCAGGCTGGAAAAGCTGAAGAGGTTTCTTCCATCAAGGTGGAGCTTTCTGGTGTGGAGGGACGCCACAACGAGAACTCCGAGGCACGACTGCGACTGGAGCAGCGGCTTAGCGAAACGCTGCTGGCTGGTGGCATGGTATTTGGGTCCCTTGGTGATGTGTTACCCGCGCTGAAGGCGAGCTTGCAGGAACGTATCAGTACATGGGAACAACTTGAGCAGCAGGAGGGGACAACGTCCGCCGCGCTGCAATCACTGGAACAGAAGACCAGCGGCTTGAGCGAGCGGCATGATGGCCTCACTAAGACTGCAGCTGACTTGCAAGGGCAGCTTGAGAAACTTCGGGCGCTGCATCAGGAGCGGTTTTCAGAGCGCAAATTGCTGCTGGGTGGCATGGCGACCGGAGTGCATCGGGCTGCGTTTTCTGAAAAACATAGCAACGCAAAAGAACGCATAAAAAACGCAAGTAACGCACATAGCAACGCAAAGGCCGAATTTGGCCGTGCGGAGGCTGGTCTGGCTGCTGCGAAGGATGCTGAAGCGAAGGCGGGCGCTGCGCTAACTGATTGTGCAGAAAGGCTAAACGCTGAGCTTGCAGGGCTGGGGCTGACGAAAGACGCCTATGACGGCTTGCGGGAGAGAAGCTCTCACGAGCTGGAGGCCTTGCTGACTGAGCTGAAGGCGCTGGATGATGCTTACGTTGCAGCGCAAACTGCTGTTTCCACTTGGGAAAAGGAGCTGGTCGCGGTTCAGGCGCAGCCCTTGCCGGATAAGTCGCAGCCGGAGTTATCCTCTCAGCTGGAGGCCACCAAACAGGCGCTTTCTGAGTTGCAGGTGAAGCGTGGTGTTCTTTCTGAGAAGCTGCGTGTGGATGCTGAGGCACGAGAAAAAGCCCAACAAATCATGGGCTTGCTGCTGGAGGCAAAGGAGACCGCCAAGACGTGGGGCGCGATTTCTGAGGCGATTGGCTCTGCGGATGGCTCCAAGTTCCAGAAGGTGGCGCAGGGTGTTACTCTCGATTTGCTGGTGGAACTTGCCAACAAACAGCTGCATCAGCTCAAACCACGGTACCAGCTGAAACGCGCTGTTTTCGGCCTCGGCCTTCACGTCATCGACCGTGATATGGGCGACACACCACGCTCCACACGCTCGCTAAGTGGTGGAGAACGCTTCCTTATTTCGCTCAGTCTCGCTCTTGCTCTCTCCGGTTTGGAGGGGCGTCAGTCGTTCGTTGACACGCTCTTCATCGACGAAGGCTTCGGTTCCCTGGATGCTGAAAGTCTCGATCTTGCCATTGATGCGCTGGAGATGTTGCAGGGGCAGGGGAGAAAAGTTGGCGTTATCAGCCACGTGGAAGCGCTGAAGGATCGAATTCCCGTTCAAGTTCAGGTGGTTAGGCAGGGTGCTGGACGCAGCCGTGTGGCGGTGAATGCGCCAGCAGGGTGGTGA
- the ettA gene encoding energy-dependent translational throttle protein EttA, with product MARQFIYHMHGVSKAYGAKKVLDNIHLSFYPDAKIGILGPNGAGKSTLLKIMAGLDKEYTGEAWAAEGAKVGYLPQEPHLDPDKTVFENVMEGVAHKQAKLDRYNELMMNYSDETAEEGAQLQDEIDAQDLWNLDSQVEMAMEALRCPPSDSSVVNLSGGERRRVALCKLLLSEPDLLLLDEPTNHLDAETVHWLERHLREFKGSVLIITHDRYFLDNVTGWILELDRGQGIPYEGNYTTYLEKKTKRMEQEGRENMARSRAIKREREWMGMSPKGRQTKSKARIKAYDELLEAQEERMPSIEQILIPVGERLGNNVIDLENVSKGFGDRLLIEDLSFKLPRGGIVGVIGPNGAGKSTLFKLLTGQEKPDSGKVELGERVHLGYVDQSRDKLDDSKTVWEEISEGAEVIYLDKKEINSRAYCSSFNFKGAGQQAKVGDLSGGQRNRVHLAKVLKSGANVLLLDEPTNDLDTETLAALEDALENYAGCAVVISHDRMFLDRLATHMLAFEGDSHVEWFEGNFEDYEKDKVRRLGAHAADPSRIKYKPLTR from the coding sequence ATGGCGCGCCAGTTCATCTATCACATGCACGGGGTCTCCAAGGCCTACGGTGCTAAAAAAGTACTCGACAACATTCACCTGTCTTTCTACCCGGATGCGAAAATCGGTATCCTTGGTCCTAACGGTGCAGGTAAGTCCACTCTTTTGAAGATCATGGCTGGTCTGGATAAAGAGTACACCGGTGAAGCATGGGCTGCTGAGGGTGCCAAGGTTGGTTACCTACCACAGGAACCGCATCTGGACCCGGACAAGACCGTCTTTGAAAACGTAATGGAAGGGGTTGCCCACAAGCAGGCAAAGCTGGACCGTTACAATGAGCTGATGATGAACTACTCGGACGAGACTGCCGAGGAAGGTGCTCAGCTTCAGGACGAGATCGATGCTCAGGATCTGTGGAACCTGGATAGCCAGGTAGAGATGGCAATGGAAGCGCTGCGCTGCCCTCCATCTGACAGCTCTGTTGTAAATCTCTCTGGTGGTGAACGCCGCCGCGTTGCGCTTTGTAAGCTTCTGCTTTCTGAGCCTGATCTGCTGCTGCTGGATGAGCCAACCAACCACTTGGACGCTGAAACCGTTCACTGGCTGGAGCGCCACCTGCGCGAGTTCAAGGGTTCCGTTCTGATCATCACCCACGATCGCTACTTCCTTGATAACGTGACTGGCTGGATTCTGGAACTTGACCGCGGTCAGGGCATTCCTTACGAAGGCAACTACACCACATACCTTGAGAAGAAGACCAAGCGTATGGAGCAAGAAGGCCGTGAAAACATGGCTCGCTCCCGTGCGATCAAGCGCGAACGTGAATGGATGGGTATGTCGCCGAAAGGCCGTCAGACCAAGTCCAAAGCGCGTATCAAGGCTTATGACGAGCTGCTGGAAGCTCAGGAAGAGCGTATGCCTTCCATTGAGCAGATCCTCATTCCTGTTGGTGAACGCCTCGGTAACAACGTTATCGATCTGGAAAACGTCTCCAAGGGCTTTGGTGACCGCCTGCTGATTGAAGACTTGTCCTTCAAACTGCCTCGCGGTGGTATTGTTGGTGTGATTGGTCCAAACGGTGCTGGTAAATCAACTCTCTTCAAGCTTCTGACCGGTCAGGAAAAGCCAGATAGCGGTAAAGTTGAGCTTGGTGAACGTGTGCATCTTGGTTACGTGGATCAGTCCCGTGACAAACTGGATGACAGCAAGACCGTTTGGGAAGAGATTTCCGAAGGCGCTGAAGTTATCTATCTGGATAAGAAAGAGATTAACTCTCGCGCATACTGTTCTTCCTTCAACTTTAAAGGTGCAGGACAGCAGGCGAAAGTTGGTGACCTTTCCGGTGGTCAGCGTAACCGCGTTCACCTTGCCAAGGTTCTGAAGTCCGGCGCTAACGTGCTGCTGCTCGATGAGCCGACCAACGATCTTGATACCGAAACCCTCGCTGCGCTGGAAGACGCTCTTGAAAACTACGCAGGCTGTGCCGTGGTTATCTCGCACGATCGTATGTTCCTTGACCGTCTGGCAACGCACATGCTGGCCTTTGAAGGTGATAGCCACGTTGAGTGGTTTGAAGGTAACTTCGAAGACTACGAGAAAGACAAGGTTCGCCGCCTGGGTGCACACGCTGCAGACCCAAGCCGCATCAAGTACAAGCCACTTACGCGCTAA
- a CDS encoding acid phosphatase encodes MQPTGGERDNILPSWSSTTARHGIIESIERMGREESPEFVALEDRVAVLVGDGALWSAAVQSADNKVVPPNAEGDLGSFADYSESVRAHLSLNGPKAVGAKYREFAYQPLKELVGFLKEHHFEIWVLSFGDHEVDRTMVELNYGLPRFRVIEVSAASSETPPLELARAIWDRIGAAPTVFLGRTQTDLGLLKLAGRGEGTLKIQIASDQSEVQGASDTTPDKVSGKVDSWSFVISPERHWLRKFSWQAPSVTSLSKN; translated from the coding sequence ATGCAGCCAACTGGTGGTGAGCGGGATAACATCCTGCCGAGCTGGAGTTCCACAACAGCACGCCACGGTATCATCGAAAGCATTGAGCGCATGGGGCGGGAAGAAAGCCCGGAGTTTGTGGCTCTGGAAGACCGTGTCGCGGTGCTCGTCGGCGATGGTGCATTGTGGAGCGCTGCTGTGCAGAGCGCTGACAACAAGGTCGTGCCACCCAATGCTGAGGGAGATCTTGGCAGTTTCGCAGACTACAGCGAAAGCGTGCGGGCTCATCTATCCCTCAATGGACCGAAAGCGGTTGGTGCCAAGTATCGGGAGTTCGCCTATCAGCCTTTGAAGGAACTGGTGGGTTTCCTCAAAGAACATCACTTCGAAATCTGGGTGCTGAGCTTTGGTGATCATGAAGTGGATCGCACCATGGTGGAGCTGAATTATGGTCTACCGCGTTTCCGGGTTATTGAAGTGTCAGCGGCCTCTAGTGAGACCCCACCTTTGGAGCTGGCGCGTGCGATCTGGGATAGGATTGGTGCAGCCCCCACGGTTTTTCTGGGCCGAACTCAGACAGATTTGGGACTGTTGAAGCTGGCAGGAAGGGGCGAGGGGACTTTGAAAATTCAGATCGCTTCTGACCAGAGTGAGGTACAAGGTGCTTCCGACACAACTCCAGATAAGGTCTCCGGAAAGGTTGATTCATGGAGCTTTGTGATTTCTCCAGAAAGACATTGGCTCAGAAAGTTTTCGTGGCAGGCTCCCTCGGTGACCAGCCTGAGTAAGAATTAG
- a CDS encoding energy-coupling factor ABC transporter permease — protein sequence MHIEPGYVSAAKVIAANAGAVGVFVWGCKEQISEFLKEPLTPLKTLLAAGFFSIFMQSFHMSVGPSELHFIGAMAMYLTLGFTPVLLGFAVGLLFQALAFDPQDMYHLGVNSLSLMLPLISVHYLGGKQLFDKDLTKRLSFAQILKLDAMYYAGVTGMVGFWLMIGEVATPFTAWAQFALSYLAIVVFEPVVTFLAVKGLKAIEDNAVVRNLTVVPQLKMA from the coding sequence ATGCATATTGAACCGGGTTACGTTTCTGCGGCCAAGGTTATTGCTGCCAATGCAGGTGCCGTCGGCGTTTTTGTTTGGGGCTGCAAAGAGCAGATCTCTGAATTTCTGAAAGAGCCGCTTACTCCGCTGAAAACATTATTGGCTGCTGGTTTCTTCTCCATTTTCATGCAGAGTTTCCATATGTCCGTCGGGCCATCCGAGCTTCATTTTATTGGGGCGATGGCGATGTATCTGACACTCGGCTTTACGCCTGTTCTGCTTGGGTTTGCAGTCGGGTTGCTGTTTCAGGCGCTCGCTTTTGATCCGCAGGACATGTACCACCTTGGCGTCAACAGTCTGTCTTTGATGCTGCCATTGATTTCCGTTCATTATCTGGGTGGTAAGCAGCTGTTTGACAAAGACCTGACCAAGCGTCTGAGCTTTGCCCAGATCCTGAAGCTGGATGCTATGTACTATGCAGGTGTAACCGGCATGGTTGGCTTCTGGCTGATGATTGGCGAAGTGGCAACACCGTTTACGGCGTGGGCGCAGTTTGCCTTGTCTTATCTGGCGATTGTTGTCTTTGAGCCTGTTGTGACCTTCCTTGCTGTGAAGGGGTTGAAGGCTATTGAAGACAATGCTGTGGTTCGGAATCTTACTGTAGTTCCGCAACTGAAGATGGCGTAA
- a CDS encoding EAL domain-containing protein, with translation MSASSYASIFDPANTSLHGPLNQAELLTQQQNLWTILSVGLFALGVLGILVVYSSLFIQERMRASRFFNRALLLIVISSAACLLIDTTLNLPDVTAQLTLWQSEVEFIPQSDVHAAAIHAAMAAMIAVIAYLPLSHQLTLRATIILALSVGAVIYPAYLKGVQGLLLHPISQGTVLSVGFEQIGGGTVVTLLATFAAFSGIFVTGIKNSPALPEYILRNTQNYNVLQIKAGAALMAVGGIGFSVGNTSIYSGELGAAIYNVLVAAGVSVALGVIFGVFAPRKVMYPTILLGLIGGLSSALGNAQHLTIEGVAALSLVASTLSVTAARIIFIRTKTHKVTIYYTSLGIGSLVGLFGYTLALPGDHVLAGWTFDNFVLQAVGATLTTLWAFLTGLILFSIFKYTGLFQKADEIDLNDSPIVSTISQMENLIGKLVWHDAKLDERLPVRDTDPQERLASLFNSFLDKLQSDEKRRKISETSDSKQQEELSKLATFAEGAFEGLAISTDGIIVECNHVLYELLGYSAGEMRGSSLLSHVAPDYREKARAAIQANEPTPNEVILLSKAGERIPIEVRGRLMEVGDENLRVSAVRDMRKQKEDEARILHLAQHDMLTGLPNRTYFRERFQQAIESQNRADETISAVMLLDLDRFKDINDLYGHPVGDKLIQTVARRLNACVTHHDTVARLGGDEFAIIQVNLKTKAEVGLLTNKIIEVLSKPIHVGNNITIRTSASIGIALIPEHGTDPDELMSKADIALYEAKEAGRNTFAFFENKMEEVILLRRTMEGDLRNALENEELQLHFQPQARSDTRSIVGFEALLRWNHPEKGLIGPNNFIPVAEESGLIIPIGRWVLNEACAQASQWPERYRVGVNLSPVQFCDEYLIQEVEGALARSGLTPERLELEITESVLIHDDRRALNTLRQLKELGITIALDDFGTGYSSLSYLRRFPFDRLKIDRSFVSGVTQTPELAAIIRAVIDLGQALGMEVIAEGVETEPELELLRNESCDEVQGYLIGRPQVMDGETAKHVSNANLEIQALDQYIAALQETSLKLKEKEKQAAIENQKMTDAGD, from the coding sequence ATGTCGGCGTCTTCGTATGCGTCAATATTTGATCCGGCGAACACCAGCCTGCACGGCCCGTTAAATCAGGCAGAACTACTGACACAGCAGCAGAACCTATGGACTATTTTGTCCGTAGGATTATTTGCGCTTGGTGTTCTTGGAATACTTGTCGTGTATTCCAGCCTGTTTATTCAGGAACGTATGCGGGCATCCCGTTTCTTTAACCGCGCATTACTTCTGATCGTAATCAGCTCTGCTGCATGCCTGTTGATTGACACCACCCTGAACCTGCCGGATGTCACAGCTCAACTGACCCTCTGGCAGTCTGAAGTTGAGTTCATCCCGCAGAGCGATGTCCATGCAGCGGCAATCCACGCAGCAATGGCCGCCATGATTGCGGTTATCGCATACTTGCCCCTGTCACATCAGCTCACACTCCGCGCAACCATCATCCTTGCACTCTCAGTGGGTGCTGTCATCTACCCGGCTTACCTGAAAGGCGTACAGGGGCTGCTGTTACATCCAATCAGCCAGGGCACTGTTCTTTCAGTCGGTTTTGAGCAGATCGGTGGTGGTACGGTCGTCACGCTACTGGCAACCTTTGCGGCATTCTCCGGCATTTTCGTCACCGGCATCAAGAACTCGCCTGCTCTGCCTGAGTACATCCTGCGCAACACACAAAACTACAACGTGCTGCAGATCAAAGCCGGTGCAGCACTCATGGCTGTCGGTGGCATTGGTTTTTCCGTTGGTAATACAAGCATTTACTCCGGTGAGCTGGGCGCGGCGATCTATAACGTTCTTGTCGCTGCAGGTGTCTCTGTGGCGTTGGGCGTCATCTTCGGCGTCTTTGCACCAAGAAAGGTGATGTATCCAACCATCCTGCTCGGCCTGATTGGCGGTCTTTCATCTGCACTTGGAAATGCACAACACCTGACCATCGAAGGCGTGGCCGCCTTGTCACTTGTGGCCTCCACCCTTTCAGTCACAGCTGCCCGTATTATCTTCATCCGTACGAAGACCCACAAAGTCACAATCTACTACACAAGCCTCGGAATCGGCTCATTAGTAGGTCTCTTTGGCTACACGCTGGCCCTTCCAGGAGATCATGTTCTGGCAGGATGGACCTTCGATAACTTCGTCCTCCAAGCCGTTGGCGCTACTCTGACGACCCTTTGGGCCTTCTTGACCGGCCTGATCCTGTTTTCCATCTTCAAGTACACTGGCCTGTTCCAGAAAGCGGATGAGATTGATCTGAACGACTCCCCGATCGTCAGCACCATCAGCCAGATGGAGAACCTGATCGGCAAGCTCGTCTGGCATGACGCGAAGCTGGACGAGCGCCTGCCAGTTCGCGATACAGACCCACAAGAACGCCTCGCCTCCCTCTTCAACTCGTTCCTCGACAAGCTGCAGAGCGATGAGAAACGGCGGAAAATCAGCGAAACTTCAGACAGTAAGCAGCAGGAAGAACTCAGCAAACTCGCCACATTCGCAGAAGGTGCATTCGAAGGCCTCGCCATCTCAACCGATGGCATCATCGTCGAATGTAACCACGTTCTCTATGAGCTTCTCGGCTATTCTGCAGGCGAAATGCGCGGCTCCAGCCTGCTGTCTCACGTAGCTCCCGACTACCGCGAAAAAGCCCGTGCGGCCATTCAGGCCAATGAGCCGACGCCAAATGAAGTCATCCTGCTCAGCAAGGCGGGCGAGCGCATTCCGATAGAAGTGCGTGGCCGCCTGATGGAGGTGGGAGACGAGAATCTCCGTGTCTCTGCTGTCCGTGACATGCGCAAGCAAAAGGAAGATGAAGCCCGCATTCTGCACCTTGCACAGCACGATATGCTGACGGGCCTACCGAACCGGACTTACTTCCGCGAACGCTTCCAGCAAGCCATTGAAAGCCAAAACAGGGCTGATGAAACCATCTCTGCCGTTATGCTGCTGGATCTGGATCGCTTCAAGGATATCAATGACTTGTACGGCCACCCCGTCGGCGACAAGCTCATCCAGACTGTCGCCCGTCGCCTCAATGCCTGCGTCACACACCACGACACCGTTGCCCGTCTGGGTGGGGATGAGTTTGCAATCATTCAGGTCAATCTAAAGACAAAGGCAGAAGTCGGCCTGCTCACCAACAAGATCATCGAGGTTCTGTCTAAGCCAATCCATGTTGGCAACAACATCACGATCAGAACAAGCGCCAGCATCGGTATCGCGCTGATTCCAGAGCATGGAACCGATCCTGATGAGTTAATGTCCAAAGCAGATATTGCCCTCTATGAGGCAAAAGAGGCTGGCCGAAACACATTTGCATTCTTCGAAAACAAGATGGAAGAAGTCATCCTGCTGAGAAGAACAATGGAGGGTGACCTCCGTAACGCATTGGAAAATGAGGAACTTCAGCTCCACTTCCAGCCGCAGGCCCGTTCTGACACCCGCTCTATCGTCGGCTTTGAAGCGCTTCTGCGCTGGAACCATCCGGAAAAAGGGCTGATCGGTCCAAACAACTTCATCCCGGTTGCGGAAGAGAGCGGCCTGATCATTCCGATTGGCCGCTGGGTGCTGAACGAAGCGTGTGCGCAGGCGTCTCAGTGGCCGGAGCGGTATCGTGTAGGGGTAAACCTCAGTCCGGTGCAGTTCTGTGATGAATATCTTATCCAGGAAGTGGAAGGCGCATTAGCACGAAGTGGCCTGACGCCAGAGCGCCTGGAGCTTGAAATCACAGAGAGCGTCCTGATCCACGATGACCGCCGCGCTCTCAATACCCTGAGACAACTCAAGGAGTTAGGCATCACCATCGCGTTGGATGACTTTGGGACCGGCTACTCCTCTCTCAGCTATCTGCGCCGCTTCCCGTTTGATCGCCTCAAGATCGATCGCAGCTTCGTCAGTGGGGTAACTCAGACACCGGAACTGGCAGCCATCATCCGCGCTGTTATCGATCTGGGGCAGGCTCTGGGAATGGAAGTCATCGCCGAAGGTGTTGAAACTGAACCGGAATTGGAGCTGCTGCGCAATGAATCCTGTGATGAAGTGCAAGGCTACCTGATTGGCCGTCCGCAGGTTATGGATGGGGAAACTGCGAAACATGTCAGCAATGCAAATCTGGAAATTCAGGCGTTAGACCAATACATCGCCGCACTGCAGGAAACCTCTCTAAAGCTAAAAGAGAAGGAAAAACAAGCAGCTATAGAGAATCAGAAAATGACTGATGCGGGAGACTAA